A genomic segment from Pollutimonas thiosulfatoxidans encodes:
- a CDS encoding AAA family ATPase — protein sequence MPSEQPSRISDLKNQLGQHGYVADSSLTATLVLGKALQRPVLLEGEAGVGKTDVAKSLALARNTRLIRLQCYEGLDAHSTLYEWNYQRQLLAIKLLEHDDRSTAEKEKDIFSEQYLLKRPLLEAITTSPPPVLLIDEIDRADEAFEAYLLEVLSDYQVSIPEFGTIRASSRPDVILTSNGTRELSDALRRRCLYHYVDYPDFNKEVKIIQARVPDAPLALARQVVEFVQSLRGLDLKKKPGIAETLDWISALLQLDLRTLDENGTERILDSLSALVKTHEDRARLTRPVIQKMVAAC from the coding sequence ATGCCTTCCGAACAGCCAAGCCGCATCTCTGACCTGAAGAATCAGCTTGGGCAGCACGGGTATGTCGCCGACTCGAGCCTCACGGCGACCCTGGTGCTGGGAAAAGCCTTGCAGCGCCCTGTCTTGCTGGAAGGCGAAGCGGGTGTGGGCAAGACCGATGTCGCCAAGTCGCTGGCTTTGGCACGAAACACGCGTCTGATACGCCTGCAATGCTATGAAGGGCTGGACGCCCATTCGACGCTGTACGAATGGAACTACCAGCGCCAGTTGCTGGCAATCAAGCTGCTGGAGCATGACGATCGCAGCACTGCCGAAAAGGAAAAAGACATTTTTTCCGAGCAATACCTGCTCAAGCGCCCGCTACTGGAAGCCATCACGACGTCGCCGCCACCAGTGCTGCTGATCGACGAAATCGACCGGGCGGACGAAGCCTTCGAGGCATACCTGCTTGAGGTCCTGTCCGATTACCAGGTCTCCATACCAGAATTCGGCACGATACGCGCAAGCAGCCGACCTGATGTCATACTGACCTCCAACGGCACGCGCGAGCTTTCCGATGCGCTGCGCCGTCGCTGCCTTTATCACTATGTCGACTATCCCGACTTCAATAAGGAAGTGAAGATCATCCAGGCTCGCGTACCCGATGCGCCCCTGGCACTGGCACGGCAGGTGGTAGAGTTCGTGCAGTCACTACGCGGACTGGATCTCAAGAAGAAACCTGGCATCGCCGAAACGCTGGACTGGATCAGCGCGCTGCTGCAACTGGACCTGCGCACACTGGATGAAAATGGCACCGAGCGCATCCTGGATTCGCTGTCCGCCCTCGTGAAAACCCACGAAGACCGGGCACGGCTGACTCGTCCCGTCATACAGAAGATGGTTGCGGCATGCTGA